From the Leifsonia sp. AG29 genome, one window contains:
- a CDS encoding S9 family peptidase, protein MRATDLDLLTSVSAPTVHPGASRAVVSVTHPSLAADAAVGQLWTIPLTGHAAPRRLTRGFRDTSPAFSPDGHLLAFLRAAPKSPPQLYVMDAVGGEPVAVTDRKLGVSEFVWTPDGRSLLFVSREPEQGRYGTVEGIDPAAEPARRIHGLKYQSNGLGYTIDRRAHVYRVAVPDVWAEPQPAPVPNPDGSTGEKPRAADPVQLTWGEWDDGSIAVSPDGATLAFVSARHDTRDADLRSGVHLLPVDGSGEAVDITGPHGSFSVLSVEFGGDGALYFLAQDVGESGRDFVARNTSLYVVESPGSVPRLLTDPESVDLTESDIVSLRDGAVLVRDRRRGALVLAEVDRSSGYRALTDERTVVTGAAVVARDGGATTVVVSFADSRTAGDVGEVTSSGLRRLTDFSAPLRRAGVIEPREVTVAGRDGYPVHGWVVVPEGEGPHPVLLDIHGGPFAAYTHGLFDEAQVYAGAGYAVLLPNPRGSAGYGQEHGRVIRQRMGTVDLNDVLDFLDGVIAQEARLDASRVGIMGGSYGGYLTAWTIAHDHRFAGAIVERGYLDPEAFVGTSDIGSFFSDEYTGTDPEQVRSQSPQAVVGQVRTPTLVLHSASDLRCPLGQAERYYAALKRNGVTSELVIFPGEDHELSRSGRPRHRRERFEIILEWWGRHLPVGRRA, encoded by the coding sequence GTGAGGGCGACCGATCTCGACCTGCTGACGAGCGTCTCCGCACCGACCGTGCACCCGGGCGCGTCCCGCGCGGTCGTCTCGGTGACGCATCCCTCCCTGGCCGCCGATGCCGCGGTCGGCCAGCTCTGGACGATCCCGTTGACCGGGCACGCAGCGCCGCGCCGCCTGACGCGGGGTTTCCGTGACACGTCGCCGGCGTTCTCTCCGGACGGGCATCTGCTCGCTTTCCTGCGCGCGGCACCGAAATCGCCGCCGCAGCTGTACGTGATGGACGCGGTCGGCGGCGAACCGGTGGCGGTGACCGATCGCAAGCTCGGCGTGTCGGAGTTCGTGTGGACGCCGGACGGTCGTTCCCTGCTCTTCGTCAGCCGGGAGCCCGAGCAGGGCCGATACGGCACCGTCGAGGGTATCGATCCCGCTGCAGAGCCCGCTCGGCGCATCCACGGACTGAAATATCAGTCGAACGGTCTCGGATACACGATCGATCGCCGGGCGCACGTCTACCGCGTCGCCGTGCCCGACGTGTGGGCCGAACCCCAGCCGGCGCCGGTTCCGAACCCGGACGGCAGCACCGGCGAGAAGCCGCGTGCGGCCGATCCGGTGCAGCTCACGTGGGGGGAGTGGGACGACGGTTCGATCGCGGTGTCGCCGGACGGAGCGACCCTGGCGTTCGTGTCCGCCCGGCACGACACGCGCGACGCTGACCTGCGCTCCGGCGTTCACCTCCTTCCGGTGGACGGGTCCGGAGAAGCAGTCGACATCACGGGCCCGCACGGATCGTTCAGCGTGCTCTCGGTCGAATTCGGTGGTGACGGAGCCCTCTACTTCCTCGCCCAGGACGTGGGGGAGAGCGGCCGCGACTTCGTGGCGCGGAACACCTCCCTCTACGTCGTGGAGAGCCCGGGAAGCGTTCCGCGCCTCCTGACCGATCCCGAGTCCGTCGACCTCACCGAGTCGGACATCGTCTCGCTCCGCGACGGCGCGGTGCTCGTGCGCGACCGGCGCCGCGGCGCACTCGTGCTCGCCGAGGTCGATCGTTCGAGCGGCTACCGCGCCCTGACGGACGAGAGGACCGTCGTCACCGGAGCGGCAGTCGTCGCTCGCGACGGGGGTGCGACCACCGTCGTCGTCTCGTTCGCAGACAGCCGGACCGCTGGAGATGTGGGCGAGGTGACCTCGAGCGGCCTCCGGCGGCTCACCGACTTCTCGGCGCCGCTGCGACGCGCGGGCGTGATCGAGCCGCGCGAGGTCACTGTGGCGGGCCGCGACGGCTACCCCGTTCACGGCTGGGTGGTCGTTCCGGAGGGGGAGGGGCCGCATCCGGTCCTGCTCGACATCCACGGGGGTCCGTTCGCCGCGTACACGCACGGTCTGTTCGACGAGGCGCAGGTCTACGCGGGCGCGGGCTACGCCGTGCTGCTGCCGAATCCCCGGGGGTCCGCGGGATACGGCCAGGAGCACGGGCGCGTGATCAGACAGCGCATGGGCACGGTCGACCTGAACGACGTCCTGGACTTCCTCGACGGGGTCATCGCGCAGGAGGCGAGGCTCGACGCCTCCCGCGTCGGCATCATGGGAGGCTCGTACGGCGGCTACTTGACCGCGTGGACGATCGCGCATGACCACCGCTTCGCCGGAGCGATCGTGGAGCGGGGTTATCTGGACCCCGAGGCGTTCGTCGGCACGAGCGACATCGGCAGCTTCTTCAGCGACGAGTACACCGGCACCGACCCGGAGCAGGTGCGTTCGCAGAGCCCGCAGGCCGTGGTGGGCCAGGTGCGTACACCCACGCTCGTGCTGCATTCCGCGAGCGATCTCCGGTGCCCGCTGGGCCAGGCGGAGCGGTATTACGCGGCGCTTAAACGGAACGGCGTGACTTCGGAACTCGTGATCTTCCCCGGGGAGGACCACGAACTGAGCCGGAGCGGCCGGCCGCGGCATCGTCGTGAGCGGTTCGAGATCATCCTCGAGTGGTGGGGGAGGCACCTCCCCGTCGGGAGGCGCGCCTGA
- a CDS encoding NfeD family protein — MDITSFAWIVWLVLILVFIIIEMLSLDLVFLMMAIGSLGGLVSGLVGVPWWGQLIIAAALSVVLIFFIRPPLLHALKRGSDPYKSNVERLIGMSGTVVETVSRSSGLVKLQIGETWTARLVHAHDAPPQLVPGDHVVVVSIEGATAVVAPAPVSAGTDGITERSVP, encoded by the coding sequence ATGGACATCACATCCTTCGCATGGATCGTGTGGCTCGTCCTCATCCTCGTGTTCATCATCATCGAGATGCTCTCGCTCGATCTCGTCTTCCTGATGATGGCCATCGGCAGCCTGGGCGGCCTCGTCTCCGGCCTCGTCGGCGTTCCCTGGTGGGGCCAGCTGATCATCGCCGCCGCGCTGTCGGTGGTCCTGATCTTCTTCATCCGGCCTCCGCTTCTCCACGCCCTCAAGCGCGGCTCAGACCCGTACAAGAGCAACGTCGAACGCCTCATCGGCATGAGCGGAACGGTCGTCGAGACGGTCTCGCGCAGTTCGGGCCTCGTGAAGCTCCAGATCGGCGAGACCTGGACCGCCCGCCTGGTGCACGCCCACGACGCACCGCCCCAGCTCGTCCCCGGCGACCACGTCGTCGTCGTCTCGATCGAGGGTGCGACCGCCGTCGTCGCCCCGGCACCGGTCTCGGCCGGCACCGACGGCATCACCGAGAGGAGCGTTCCGTGA
- a CDS encoding DEAD/DEAH box helicase, producing the protein MTDQTLSPAERYAASRQSARQPLLATFRAAQRFDLDPFQREACASLENGRSVLVAAPTGAGKTVVAEFAVFLAMREANAKVFYTTPMKALSNQKFQEFAEAYGPESVGLLTGDTNINSHARIVVMTTEVLRNMLYADSDLLSDLAYVVMDEVHYLADRFRGAVWEEVIIHLPSEVRMVSLSATVSNAEEFGDWLQAVRGDTDVIVSEERPVPLEQHILMRSKLIDLFDSSGLAATNRVNPELVQMARYGGRTLSSRQMKDVGRYHSRGGRPDSFRMSRADIVHLLGERNLLPAIFFIFSRNGCDQAVLQTLRSGVRLTDAREREEIRALVEERCRTLLDEDLAVLGYWEWLEGLERGVAAHHAGLLPAFKEVVEELFRRKLVKVVFATETLALGINMPARTVVLEKLEKFNGEARVPITPGEYTQLTGRAGRRGIDVEGHSVIQWEDGLDPQSVAALASRRSYPLNSSFRPTYNMAVNLIDQFGRARTREILESSFAQFQADRAVVDLARKVKQQEESLAGYVDAMTCHLGDFREYAGIRRELTDLERKRVDNASNAEKERRQRQLNALRKRMKEHPCHRCPDREQHARWAERFFKLKRDTDRLSAQIQSRTGAVAKVFDRVSDVLLELGYLTSEDGETALTVHGRTLKRIYGERDLLVAECLRRNVWKDLDAPSLAAMACALVFEPRRDEGLAHERSLPRGAFRPALDRTTDLWARLDDLEREHRLPGSEPPSTALALAMHLWARGSGLNAVLTEADMAAGDFVRWAKQTIDLLDQLSLVAQGNVGRVARQALDAIRRGIVAYSSVA; encoded by the coding sequence GTGACCGACCAGACGCTGTCTCCGGCGGAGCGCTACGCGGCCTCCCGGCAGAGCGCCCGACAGCCCCTCCTCGCGACCTTCCGGGCCGCGCAGCGGTTCGACCTCGACCCGTTCCAGCGTGAGGCGTGCGCCAGCCTCGAGAACGGTCGGAGCGTGCTCGTCGCCGCTCCGACCGGAGCGGGGAAGACCGTCGTGGCCGAATTCGCCGTCTTCCTCGCGATGCGCGAGGCGAACGCCAAGGTGTTCTACACGACGCCGATGAAGGCGCTGAGCAACCAGAAGTTCCAGGAGTTCGCGGAGGCGTACGGACCGGAGTCGGTCGGCCTCCTCACCGGCGACACCAACATCAACTCGCACGCGCGGATCGTCGTGATGACGACCGAGGTCCTGCGCAACATGCTGTACGCCGACTCCGACCTCCTGAGCGATCTGGCGTATGTCGTCATGGACGAGGTGCACTACCTCGCGGACCGGTTCCGCGGCGCCGTCTGGGAGGAGGTCATCATCCACCTCCCATCGGAGGTGCGGATGGTCTCCCTGAGCGCCACCGTCTCGAACGCGGAGGAGTTCGGCGACTGGCTCCAGGCCGTCCGCGGCGACACCGACGTCATCGTGTCGGAGGAGCGCCCCGTTCCGCTCGAGCAGCACATCCTCATGCGCTCCAAGCTGATCGATCTCTTCGACTCCTCGGGCCTCGCGGCGACGAACCGGGTCAATCCGGAGCTCGTCCAGATGGCTCGCTACGGCGGGCGCACGCTGAGCAGTCGCCAGATGAAAGACGTCGGGAGGTATCACTCGCGGGGCGGGCGCCCCGACTCGTTCCGGATGAGCCGGGCCGACATCGTGCACCTGCTCGGCGAGCGGAACCTGCTGCCCGCCATCTTCTTCATCTTCAGCCGCAACGGTTGCGATCAGGCGGTGCTGCAGACCCTGCGGTCCGGCGTCCGGCTCACCGACGCCCGGGAGCGCGAGGAGATCCGCGCGCTCGTCGAGGAGCGCTGTCGCACCCTTCTCGACGAAGATCTCGCCGTCCTCGGCTACTGGGAGTGGCTGGAAGGCCTCGAGCGAGGCGTCGCGGCCCACCACGCCGGACTGCTTCCGGCCTTCAAGGAGGTGGTGGAGGAGCTGTTCCGGCGCAAGCTCGTGAAGGTGGTCTTCGCGACGGAGACCCTCGCCCTGGGGATCAACATGCCGGCCCGGACGGTCGTGCTCGAGAAGCTCGAGAAGTTCAACGGCGAAGCGCGCGTCCCGATCACGCCGGGGGAGTACACGCAGCTGACCGGGCGGGCGGGCCGGCGCGGCATCGACGTCGAGGGCCATTCGGTGATCCAGTGGGAGGACGGACTCGATCCGCAGTCGGTCGCGGCCCTCGCCTCCCGGCGGAGCTACCCGCTCAACTCGAGCTTCCGGCCGACGTACAACATGGCGGTCAACCTCATCGACCAGTTCGGGCGTGCGCGCACTCGCGAGATCCTGGAATCGTCCTTCGCCCAGTTCCAGGCCGACCGGGCGGTCGTCGATCTGGCGCGCAAGGTGAAGCAGCAGGAGGAGTCCCTCGCGGGTTACGTCGACGCCATGACGTGCCATCTGGGCGACTTCCGCGAGTACGCGGGCATCCGCAGGGAACTCACCGATCTCGAGCGGAAACGCGTCGACAACGCCTCCAATGCCGAGAAGGAGCGCCGCCAGCGGCAGCTCAACGCTCTCCGCAAGCGGATGAAGGAGCACCCCTGCCACCGCTGCCCGGATCGCGAGCAGCACGCGCGGTGGGCGGAGCGGTTCTTCAAGCTCAAGCGCGACACGGACCGCCTCAGCGCGCAGATCCAGTCGCGCACGGGGGCCGTCGCCAAGGTCTTCGACCGCGTCTCGGATGTCCTTCTCGAACTCGGCTACCTGACCTCGGAAGACGGTGAAACCGCTCTGACGGTGCACGGACGCACGCTCAAGCGGATCTACGGCGAGCGGGACCTGCTCGTCGCCGAGTGCCTGCGCCGGAACGTCTGGAAAGACCTCGATGCCCCCAGCCTGGCGGCGATGGCGTGCGCGCTCGTCTTCGAGCCGCGCCGCGACGAAGGGCTCGCGCACGAGCGGTCGCTGCCCCGCGGCGCCTTCCGCCCGGCCCTCGACCGCACCACCGACCTGTGGGCGCGTCTCGACGACCTCGAACGCGAGCATCGCCTCCCGGGCAGTGAGCCGCCCTCGACGGCGCTCGCCCTGGCGATGCACCTGTGGGCGCGCGGCTCGGGGCTGAACGCGGTCCTCACGGAGGCGGACATGGCCGCGGGCGACTTCGTGCGCTGGGCCAAGCAGACGATCGACCTGCTCGATCAGCTCTCCCTGGTCGCCCAGGGCAACGTCGGCCGGGTCGCGCGCCAGGCTCTCGACGCGATCCGGCGCGGGATCGTGGCGTACTCGTCCGTTGCCTGA
- the lnt gene encoding apolipoprotein N-acyltransferase: MAAAAGPVLDAGFPDKDWWPLTFLGIAMVLLAQRGRRAGTAFLIGFVAGEAFYLVHVSWTALYLGPVPWVALSTFEALFWGAGGVLISLAYRWVPRAFPTLLGRLGLVPVVVAGLWILREYVTGTWPYGGFSWGRVAESQSTSPFAPLVAWLGISGVGFAMVWLVAFAVELAIAADLPGVQRWLLAGVAVSLVLAIPAWPATTHGSTRIAAVQGNGPAGYFDNAPVGAVFNAQVAETLKITDQKVDMVVWPEGSALPDPTREPSYASILDALSRKMGAPFVVGTITYRGGDYYNTSLLWKAGRGAVDFYDKKHPVPFGEYVPDRAFWRPFAPSLIDLIGRDYTPGTRDNVFAVDGVRAGISICFDIVDDQLLTDMMHGGAQIILAQTNNADFGETDENQQQLAIARLRAIESGRSLVNISTVGSSQIIGPDGRTIASTPPFRPGHMIAEVPLGTTTTPATLLSRGIEILVMGLGLFGLMVASASRREPSPAPRRALR, encoded by the coding sequence ATGGCGGCCGCCGCCGGGCCGGTCCTTGATGCGGGCTTCCCCGACAAGGATTGGTGGCCGCTCACCTTCCTGGGTATCGCCATGGTGCTGCTGGCCCAGCGGGGACGCCGCGCGGGCACCGCCTTCCTCATCGGCTTCGTCGCGGGTGAGGCCTTCTACCTCGTTCACGTGTCCTGGACGGCGCTCTATCTCGGCCCGGTGCCGTGGGTGGCCCTGTCGACCTTCGAAGCGCTGTTCTGGGGAGCGGGAGGCGTACTGATCTCGCTCGCCTACCGGTGGGTGCCGCGAGCCTTCCCCACGCTCCTCGGGAGGCTGGGCCTGGTCCCGGTCGTGGTCGCCGGCCTCTGGATCCTCCGGGAGTATGTCACGGGGACCTGGCCCTACGGCGGCTTCTCGTGGGGCCGCGTCGCGGAGTCGCAGTCGACGAGCCCGTTCGCCCCGCTGGTCGCGTGGCTGGGGATCTCGGGCGTCGGCTTCGCGATGGTCTGGTTGGTCGCGTTCGCGGTGGAGCTCGCCATCGCGGCTGACCTTCCCGGCGTGCAGCGGTGGCTCCTCGCGGGCGTCGCCGTATCGCTCGTCCTCGCGATTCCCGCCTGGCCGGCGACGACGCACGGCTCCACCCGTATCGCGGCCGTGCAGGGCAACGGCCCGGCAGGCTACTTCGACAATGCGCCGGTCGGCGCGGTGTTCAACGCGCAGGTCGCAGAGACCCTGAAGATCACCGATCAGAAGGTGGACATGGTCGTGTGGCCGGAGGGGTCGGCGCTTCCGGACCCCACCCGCGAGCCGAGCTACGCCTCCATCCTCGACGCGCTGAGCCGCAAGATGGGCGCGCCCTTCGTGGTCGGCACGATCACGTACCGCGGTGGCGACTACTACAACACGTCATTGCTGTGGAAGGCCGGGCGCGGTGCCGTCGACTTCTACGACAAGAAGCATCCCGTTCCTTTCGGGGAGTACGTTCCGGATCGCGCCTTCTGGCGTCCGTTCGCACCGAGCCTCATCGATCTCATCGGACGCGACTACACGCCGGGGACGAGGGACAACGTCTTCGCCGTCGACGGTGTGCGCGCGGGCATCTCGATCTGCTTCGACATCGTCGACGACCAACTGCTGACCGACATGATGCACGGCGGCGCCCAGATCATCCTCGCGCAGACGAACAACGCGGACTTCGGGGAGACCGACGAGAACCAGCAGCAGCTCGCGATCGCCCGCCTGCGCGCCATCGAGTCGGGGAGATCGCTCGTCAACATCTCCACCGTCGGAAGCAGCCAGATCATCGGGCCCGACGGCCGGACCATCGCGAGCACACCGCCGTTCCGGCCGGGCCACATGATCGCGGAGGTGCCCCTCGGGACCACGACGACACCTGCGACTCTTCTCAGCCGCGGAATCGAGATCCTCGTCATGGGACTCGGTCTCTTCGGTCTGATGGTCGCGTCCGCCTCCCGGCGTGAGCCGTCTCCGGCACCACGCCGAGCACTGCGCTGA
- a CDS encoding RNA polymerase-binding protein RbpA produces the protein MADRSLRGMRLGAQSLQSEEGVVYSPRSHYTYACTVCGKETDMVFSADAEAPDTWECKHCGHEARLLVGDIPVEVDHSDVKTPRSHWDMLLERRTRAELEELLEERLQYLRARRGAGEHKHSA, from the coding sequence ATGGCAGATCGCAGTTTGCGCGGAATGAGGCTTGGCGCCCAGAGCCTACAAAGCGAAGAAGGCGTCGTCTACTCTCCGCGTTCCCATTACACCTACGCCTGCACCGTCTGCGGCAAGGAGACCGATATGGTCTTCTCCGCCGACGCCGAGGCCCCCGACACCTGGGAGTGCAAGCACTGCGGCCACGAGGCCCGGCTGCTCGTCGGCGACATCCCCGTCGAGGTCGACCACTCCGACGTCAAGACGCCGCGGTCGCACTGGGACATGCTGCTCGAGCGCCGCACCCGCGCCGAGCTCGAGGAACTCCTGGAGGAGCGCCTCCAGTACCTCCGGGCCCGCCGCGGCGCCGGAGAGCACAAGCACAGCGCCTGA
- a CDS encoding SDR family oxidoreductase: MSNPLAPQSLAGRRALVTGSSRGIGADTVQYLAEAGARVAINYRNKEARAVKLADAIRERGGEALVVGADLTDQESVEAMFRTVEQEWGGLDVLVLNASGGMESGMAEDYAMKLNRDAQVGVLTAALPLLASGSRVVFVTSHQAHFIRTTPTMPEYEAVALSKRAGEDALRELLPSLTEKGIEFVVVSGDMIEGTITATLLNRLNPGAIDARKEAAGKLYNVSEFAAEVAAAVVDPVPADHTRLVGDVSSFAPVAE, encoded by the coding sequence GTGTCCAACCCTCTCGCCCCGCAGTCCCTGGCCGGAAGGCGCGCCCTCGTCACGGGCTCGTCGCGCGGAATCGGGGCCGACACCGTCCAGTACCTTGCTGAGGCCGGGGCGCGTGTCGCGATCAATTACCGCAACAAGGAGGCGCGGGCCGTCAAGCTCGCCGACGCCATCCGCGAGCGCGGGGGCGAGGCGCTCGTCGTCGGTGCCGACCTCACCGACCAGGAGTCCGTGGAGGCCATGTTCCGCACGGTCGAGCAGGAGTGGGGCGGCCTCGACGTCCTCGTGCTCAACGCGTCGGGCGGCATGGAGTCCGGCATGGCCGAGGACTACGCGATGAAGCTCAACCGCGACGCCCAGGTCGGTGTCCTCACGGCAGCGCTGCCGCTCCTCGCATCCGGGTCGCGGGTCGTCTTCGTCACGAGCCACCAGGCGCACTTCATCCGCACCACGCCGACCATGCCGGAGTACGAGGCCGTCGCCCTCAGCAAGCGCGCGGGCGAGGACGCTCTGCGCGAGCTCCTCCCGAGCCTCACCGAGAAGGGCATCGAGTTCGTGGTCGTGTCGGGCGACATGATCGAGGGCACCATCACGGCGACGCTGCTCAACCGGCTGAACCCGGGAGCGATCGACGCCCGCAAGGAGGCCGCCGGCAAGCTCTACAACGTCAGCGAGTTCGCCGCCGAGGTCGCCGCCGCCGTGGTCGACCCCGTTCCGGCCGATCACACCCGGCTGGTGGGCGACGTCTCCAGCTTCGCGCCGGTCGCGGAGTGA
- the tatA gene encoding Sec-independent protein translocase subunit TatA: MFAGLTGWHLLIILAVILLLFGAPKLPALAKSIGQSMRIFKGEVEEMKKDGKETPETSATAPATPADTAVTPAPAPAVTDPATESKPKP; the protein is encoded by the coding sequence ATGTTCGCAGGCCTGACCGGATGGCACCTGCTCATCATCCTCGCTGTGATCCTGCTCCTCTTCGGTGCGCCCAAGCTTCCCGCTCTCGCCAAGAGCATCGGCCAGTCCATGCGGATCTTCAAGGGCGAGGTCGAGGAGATGAAGAAGGACGGCAAGGAGACGCCCGAGACGTCCGCGACGGCTCCCGCGACCCCGGCCGACACCGCGGTCACCCCGGCACCGGCCCCCGCCGTGACCGACCCCGCGACCGAATCCAAGCCGAAGCCGTAA
- a CDS encoding glycerophosphodiester phosphodiesterase — protein sequence MTFLSGPKPRIIAHRGLALEAPENTLLAFLKALSAGATHLETDVHASADGVAVISHDPDLSRTAGREVRVGQLTMTELRRVQLGQGQGFASLAEALEAFPEARFNVDVKGDDAVEPTVRAIREARAPDRVLITSFSSARRRRVVQALPGVATSPGVSEFTTALAGAKLGLGAVTRRSLAGFTAVQAPRRRGPVSIVTRRTVRRFQEAGVEVHVWTINDPAEMTQLLDLGVDGIVTDRCDVLHALLAERRA from the coding sequence GTGACCTTCCTCTCGGGGCCGAAGCCGCGGATCATCGCGCATCGAGGCCTCGCTCTCGAGGCACCGGAGAACACGCTCCTCGCCTTCCTGAAGGCGCTGAGCGCGGGCGCTACGCACCTCGAGACGGATGTGCACGCCTCGGCGGATGGGGTCGCCGTGATCAGTCACGACCCCGACCTGTCCAGGACCGCAGGCCGCGAGGTCCGCGTGGGGCAGCTGACGATGACGGAGCTCCGCCGCGTCCAGCTGGGCCAGGGACAGGGGTTCGCGTCTCTCGCCGAGGCTCTGGAGGCCTTCCCTGAGGCCCGGTTCAACGTCGATGTGAAAGGCGACGACGCCGTCGAGCCGACCGTCCGCGCGATCCGCGAGGCGCGCGCCCCCGATCGGGTGCTCATCACCAGCTTCTCCTCGGCCCGAAGGCGGCGCGTCGTCCAAGCACTGCCCGGAGTCGCGACCTCGCCGGGCGTCTCCGAGTTCACGACCGCGCTGGCCGGCGCCAAGCTCGGTCTGGGCGCCGTCACGCGGCGGTCGCTCGCCGGATTCACGGCTGTCCAGGCGCCTCGGCGTCGAGGACCCGTGTCGATCGTCACCCGGCGCACGGTCCGGCGCTTCCAGGAGGCCGGCGTCGAGGTCCACGTCTGGACGATCAACGACCCGGCGGAGATGACCCAGCTGCTCGACCTGGGCGTGGACGGCATCGTCACCGACCGTTGCGACGTCCTCCACGCGCTCCTCGCGGAGCGACGAGCCTGA
- the tatC gene encoding twin-arginine translocase subunit TatC → MSLTEHFIELRKRLFRSALALFGGSIIGWFLAGPVMDALRGPITEIAKQQNREAMLNYDSITGAFDLKMQMAITIGAIISSPVWLYQIWAFFVPALTRKELKYGFGFFFTAVPLFIAGGVCGWLLVPHIVSLLTSFAPEQDSAIIQAKTYFDFIMKLVIAVGIAFVLPVFLVLLNFVGVLSAKSIIASWRWALILIALFTAIATPAADVLSMFLLAIPMVALYFAAYGVAWLHDRRAARAASRLEAELAA, encoded by the coding sequence ATGTCGCTCACAGAGCACTTCATCGAGCTTCGCAAACGCCTCTTCCGTTCCGCGCTGGCTCTGTTCGGCGGCTCGATCATCGGGTGGTTTCTCGCCGGCCCGGTGATGGACGCCCTGCGCGGCCCGATCACCGAGATCGCGAAGCAGCAGAACCGCGAGGCGATGCTCAATTACGACAGCATCACGGGCGCCTTCGACCTCAAGATGCAGATGGCGATCACCATCGGCGCCATCATCTCCAGTCCGGTCTGGCTCTACCAGATCTGGGCGTTCTTCGTCCCCGCGCTCACGCGCAAGGAGCTGAAGTACGGGTTCGGCTTCTTCTTCACGGCGGTCCCGCTGTTCATCGCGGGGGGCGTTTGCGGCTGGCTCCTCGTGCCGCACATCGTCAGCCTCCTCACGAGCTTCGCGCCCGAGCAGGACTCCGCGATCATCCAGGCGAAGACGTACTTCGACTTCATCATGAAGCTCGTGATCGCCGTGGGGATCGCCTTCGTCCTCCCGGTGTTCCTGGTGCTGCTCAACTTCGTGGGCGTGCTGAGCGCCAAGTCGATCATCGCGTCGTGGCGCTGGGCCCTGATCCTCATCGCGCTGTTCACCGCCATCGCGACGCCGGCGGCTGACGTGCTCTCGATGTTCCTCCTGGCGATCCCTATGGTCGCGCTGTACTTCGCGGCCTACGGCGTCGCGTGGCTGCACGACCGGCGGGCGGCCCGGGCGGCCTCGCGCCTCGAAGCGGAACTCGCGGCATAG
- a CDS encoding SPFH domain-containing protein has product MNNVSQLIVTIVVTAIVLVIAIFVLVTLFRSVRIIPQARAGVVERLGRYHKTLNPGLNVVVPFIDKVRPLLDMREQVVSFPPQPVITEDNLVVSIDTVVYFQVTDARAATYEIANYLGAVEQLTTTTLRNVVGGLNLEQALTSRDNINGQLRIVLDEATGKWGIRVSRVELKAIEPPASIQDSMEKQMRAERDRRAVILTAEGNKQSEILNAEGLRQAAILRAEGEAKAAVLRAEGEAKAITTVFGAIHEGNPDSLLLAYQYLQTLPKLADGASNKLWIIPSELTEALKGIGQAFGTRAGDAGPVTPGATDTVAVPAGDGPAPA; this is encoded by the coding sequence GTGAACAACGTCAGCCAGCTCATCGTGACGATCGTGGTGACCGCGATCGTCCTGGTGATCGCGATCTTCGTCCTGGTCACGCTCTTCCGGTCGGTCCGGATCATCCCCCAGGCCCGAGCCGGGGTGGTCGAACGACTCGGGAGGTACCACAAGACCCTCAACCCCGGGCTGAACGTCGTCGTGCCCTTCATCGACAAGGTCCGCCCGCTGCTCGACATGCGCGAGCAGGTCGTCTCGTTCCCGCCGCAGCCGGTGATCACCGAGGACAACCTCGTCGTCTCCATCGACACCGTCGTCTACTTCCAGGTGACGGACGCGCGGGCCGCGACGTACGAGATCGCCAATTACCTCGGCGCCGTCGAGCAGCTCACCACCACGACCCTCCGCAATGTGGTCGGCGGCCTCAACCTGGAGCAGGCCCTCACCAGCCGCGACAACATCAACGGCCAGCTGCGCATCGTCCTCGACGAGGCGACCGGCAAGTGGGGCATCCGCGTCTCGCGCGTCGAACTGAAGGCGATCGAGCCGCCCGCGTCCATCCAGGACTCCATGGAGAAGCAGATGCGCGCGGAGCGCGACCGGCGTGCCGTGATCCTCACCGCGGAGGGCAACAAGCAGTCCGAGATCCTCAACGCCGAGGGCCTGAGGCAAGCGGCGATCCTGAGGGCCGAGGGCGAGGCGAAGGCCGCCGTGCTCCGGGCCGAGGGCGAGGCGAAGGCGATCACGACGGTGTTCGGCGCGATCCACGAGGGCAACCCCGACAGCCTGCTGCTCGCCTACCAGTACCTGCAGACCCTGCCCAAGCTGGCGGACGGCGCATCGAACAAGCTCTGGATCATCCCGAGCGAACTCACGGAGGCCCTCAAAGGCATCGGCCAGGCGTTCGGAACCCGCGCCGGCGACGCCGGCCCCGTCACGCCGGGCGCGACCGACACCGTCGCCGTCCCCGCCGGCGACGGGCCCGCTCCGGCGTGA